One Bombus pyrosoma isolate SC7728 linkage group LG11, ASM1482585v1, whole genome shotgun sequence DNA segment encodes these proteins:
- the LOC122572512 gene encoding uncharacterized protein LOC122572512 isoform X4: MFNNYFRYLRSRATKFRLWPRHTEENSSAGLFVVAASWCTFSRLAPGNLLTPDRFKGKPGSPQASSRAELSKNMASGIPSVHQRKLGPAPIASFEDLSDEVENGEPAARMPGIVEVTTPATPGSSLKTPSTPRIDISRASSSSHHEDSNSRDSTPERELLAGGEPPPGCKLTLGYKEDAQDLRSSTEELDLQDPIHEQDLKRESKKLAKRRKEDGSMSDYSGKQLDRERKDSNCSEIVLLNISGRTSRLSSVGSQGSGASGKLSVVSATSSRSPSPHKCLLETSFCGSKPTLADNLIEPSKPETDDLEKILLKREADTTKALIPDSIKVSMVDGNLKPDPLDKPRRRGREERKEIFKREVEITKRFLEKVNIQVPVVKKSDESPSTTTSQQQSTRSQPQEVQKPATLDFNDKRKKAQNFKEIVQTTPTTSSVSGSPKLPRHQKVRDLEGSRTPSPSSVSRKSSFASLFKARTDSSVLSPESPSPSTKPRRSLTSKIKDTTESLRSRSKSRERVTLDKGSGSLKKDSKNKGVFSSTLSLFKKRERKKSYDEAIAASCGTELDSSGGHPSLESIGHVEFRFNAEKENRKDDSIFISLHADDRNYEEALPSESVSIPLETPTKLLDEYESEPRTGSIVTEVSIEHYPPTTRIKTEALIETTSRPYSRDSQTSQIIPQSSSKDSEISRSSSKDSKLSSHGKTSETAVRSSSSIDSKPPADHRISSSSSKDSIGKKEATKPKRKSKELQQPVEPAEIVEEDVSRQKQKQVETREHAPVKTVEKRPDLLDDGTKTADGLVKTPSVISDLDHNSSESERDSEIEFVRNKVEKLAEELPDERKGLFYEESFEEDLPYVPTTLPLEKSVAVPILPVKQRLQEVRTIPIERPRSTTPINPTLLDEFVMQTSLDERRVEKMKISLPREDSFKLKSPRKHAANTFMEFAGKVPDGGRKSAGKSPSPPPLPPRATARPSNWINFEEIPEKRKAPKRIQTIPRPEDEVKSGGYSYVQPEECRCECHEESRRASMKEASATRTSSSCSSNGERPCNGDNCTVPTSTSMDRASIVR; the protein is encoded by the exons ATGTTCAATAATTACTTTAGGTATTTAAGGAGCCGAGCCACGAAATTTCGACTCTGGCCCCGGCATACCGAGGAAAATTCCAGTGCTGGTTTGTTCGTAGTCGCTGCTAGTTGGTGTACATTTTCGCGGCTCGCGCCCGGCAACTTGTTGACGCCTGATCGTTTCAAGGGGAAACCTGGTTCTCCGCAAG CATCATCGAGGGCTGAGCTATCGAAAAATATGGCGTCAGGAATACCGAGCGTACATCAGAGGAAGCTTGGACCAGCGCCGATAGCATCCTTCGAAGACCTGTCCGACGAGGTGGAAAAC GGGGAACCGGCTGCGCGAATGCCAGGCATCGTCGAGGTCACCACGCCGGCAACGCCTGGTAGTTCGCTTAAGACACCCAGCACGCCGAGAATTGACATCAGCAGGGCGAGCAGTTCCTCCCACCATGAGGACAGTAACTCCAGGGACTCTACGCCCGAGAGAGAACTCCTCGCAG GCGGAGAACCTCCACCTGGGTGCAAGCTGACTCTAGGCTACAAAGAGGACGCTCAGGATCTGAGATCGTCGACGGAGGAGCTCGACTTGCAAGATCCCATTCACGAGCAAGATCTGAAAAGAGAATCGAAGAAACTGGCAAAGAGGCGAAAGGAGGATGGCTCCATGTCCGATTATAGCGGCAAACAATTAGACAGAGAAAGGAAGGACAGCAATTGCTCGGAAATCGTCCTGTTGAACATTAGTGGAAGAACGTCTAGACTCTCCTCCGTGGGTAGCCAAGGTTCAGGAGCCTCTGGCAAACTTTCCGTTGTCTCTGCCACGTCGTCCAG gTCGCCGAGTCCACACAAATGTTTACTGGAAACGTCGTTCTGCGGAAGCAAACCTACACTGGCAGACAACTTGATAGAACCGTCGAAACCAGAGACCGACGACCTGGAGAAGATCCTGCTGAAACGTGAAGCAGACACGACGAAAGCACTGATTCCAGACAGCATAAAAGTATCGATGGTAGATGGAAACTTGAAACCAGATCCTCTGGATAAACCTAGGAGACGAGGGcgagaagagaggaaggagATCTTCAAGAGAGAAGTGGAGATCACGAAAAGATTCTTGGAGAAGGTTAATATACAG GTACCAGTGGTGAAGAAGTCAGATGAATCGCCAAGTACAACGACGTCGCAGCAGCAGTCGACGAGAAGTCAACCGCAAGAGGTACAAAAGCCAGCGACCTTGGACTTCAACGACAAGAGGAAAAAAGCACAGAACTTCAAAGAAATCGTACAGACCACTCCAACAACGAGCAGCGTGTCCGGTAGTCCGAAGCTACCAAGGCATCAGAAAGTTCGCGATCTGGAAGGTTCGCGTACACCCAGTCCCTCTTCCGTTTCCAGGAAGAGCAGTTTCGCCTCTTTGTTCAAG GCCCGTACAGACAGCAGTGTGTTGAGTCCAGAATCGCCATCTCCGAGCACAAAACCACGTCGTAGCCTCACCTCGAAGATCAAGGACACCACGGAGAGTCTGCGTAGCAGATCGAAATCGCGCGAGCGAGTGACCTTGGACAAAGGGTCTGGCAGTTTGAAAAAGGACTCGAAGAACAAAGGTGTGTTCTCCTCGACGTTGAGTCTGTTCAAGAAACGTGAGAGAAAGAAGAGTTATGACGAGGCGATAGCGGCATCCTGTGGCACGGAGTTGGATAGTTCCGGAGGACACCCGTCCTTAGAAAGCATAGGCCACGTGGAGTTTCGTTTTAATGCTGAAAAGGAGAATCGCAAGGACGACTCGATCTTCATAAGCCTGCACGCGGATGACAGGAACTACGAGGAGGCTCTGCCTTCGGAGAGCGTGTCGATACCGCTGGAAACGCCTACCAAGCTGCTGGACGAGTACGAATCGGAGCCTCGAACCGGAAGCATCGTAACGGAAGTGTCGATAGAGCATTATCCACCCACGACGAGGATAAAGACCGAAGCTTTGATCGAAACTACGTCGAGGCCGTACTCGCGGGACAGCCAGACCAGCCAGATCATACCGCAGAGCAGTTCGAAAGATTCTGAGATCTCGAGGAGCTCCTCGAAGGACTCGAAGCTCAGTAGCCACGGGAAAACCAGCGAAACCGCTGTGAGATCGTCGTCGTCCATCGATAGCAAACCTCCTGCGGACCATCGAATATCCAGCAGCTCGTCGAAGGACTCGATAGGAAAGAAGGAAGCTACTAAGCCGAAAAGGAAAAGCAAAGAGCTGCAACAACCTGTCGAACCAGCCGAGATAGTCGAGGAAGATGTTTCAAGGCAGAAACAGAAACAAGTTGAAACGAGGGAACACGCGCCGGTTAAAACGGTGGAAAAGAGGCCAGACTTGTTGGATGACGGAACGAAGACTGCGGATGGACTGGTGAAGACACCAAGCGTGATCTCTGATCTGGATCATAATAGTTCGGAGTCGGAGAGAGACTCGGAGATCGAGTTTGTTAGGAACAAGGTGGAGAAACTTGCCGAGGAATTGCCTGACGAGAGGAAGGGACTGTTCTACGAGGAGAGCTTCGAAGAGGATCTTCCTTATGTACCCACCACCCTCCCCCTGGAGAAAAGCGTGGCTGTGCCGATCCTGCCTGTGAAACAACGACTTCAGGAAGTAAG AACGATACCAATCGAGAGGCCGCGTTCAACAACGCCGATAAACCCGACGCTGCTCGACGAGTTTGTGATGCAGACGTCCCTCGACGAGCGTCGTGTTGAGAAGATGAAGATATCATTGCCGCGAGAAGATAgctttaaattgaaaagtcCGCGGAAGCACGCGGCCAACACGTTTATGGAATTCGCAGGCAAAGTGCCTGACGGAGGACGGAAAAGCGCAGGTAAATCGCCGAGTCCTCCTCCACTGCCACCGAGGGCCACTGCTAGGCCGAGCAACTGGATCAACTTCGAGGAGATACCCGAGAAGAGGAAAGCGCCGAAAAGGATCCAGACGATCCCTCGACCTGAGGACGAGGTGAAATCGGGTGGATATAGCTACGTTCAACCGGAGGAATGCAG GTGCGAGTGCCATGAAGAATCTCGAAGGGCGTCGATGAAGGAAGCGTCCGCGACAAGGACTTCTTCCTCTTGCAGCAGCAACGGAGAACGTCCTTGTAACGGTGACAACTGTACGGTGCCTACGTCGACGTCCATGGACCGTGCCAGTATCGTCAGGTAA
- the LOC122572512 gene encoding uncharacterized protein LOC122572512 isoform X5 gives MASGIPSVHQRKLGPAPIASFEDLSDEVENGEPAARMPGIVEVTTPATPGSSLKTPSTPRIDISRASSSSHHEDSNSRDSTPERELLAGGEPPPGCKLTLGYKEDAQDLRSSTEELDLQDPIHEQDLKRESKKLAKRRKEDGSMSDYSGKQLDRERKDSNCSEIVLLNISGRTSRLSSVGSQGSGASGKLSVVSATSSRSPSPHKCLLETSFCGSKPTLADNLIEPSKPETDDLEKILLKREADTTKALIPDSIKVSMVDGNLKPDPLDKPRRRGREERKEIFKREVEITKRFLEKVNIQVPVVKKSDESPSTTTSQQQSTRSQPQEVQKPATLDFNDKRKKAQNFKEIVQTTPTTSSVSGSPKLPRHQKVRDLEGSRTPSPSSVSRKSSFASLFKARTDSSVLSPESPSPSTKPRRSLTSKIKDTTESLRSRSKSRERVTLDKGSGSLKKDSKNKGVFSSTLSLFKKRERKKSYDEAIAASCGTELDSSGGHPSLESIGHVEFRFNAEKENRKDDSIFISLHADDRNYEEALPSESVSIPLETPTKLLDEYESEPRTGSIVTEVSIEHYPPTTRIKTEALIETTSRPYSRDSQTSQIIPQSSSKDSEISRSSSKDSKLSSHGKTSETAVRSSSSIDSKPPADHRISSSSSKDSIGKKEATKPKRKSKELQQPVEPAEIVEEDVSRQKQKQVETREHAPVKTVEKRPDLLDDGTKTADGLVKTPSVISDLDHNSSESERDSEIEFVRNKVEKLAEELPDERKGLFYEESFEEDLPYVPTTLPLEKSVAVPILPVKQRLQEVRTIPIERPRSTTPINPTLLDEFVMQTSLDERRVEKMKISLPREDSFKLKSPRKHAANTFMEFAGKVPDGGRKSAGKSPSPPPLPPRATARPSNWINFEEIPEKRKAPKRIQTIPRPEDEVKSGGYSYVQPEECRCECHEESRRASMKEASATRTSSSCSSNGERPCNGDNCTVPTSTSMDRASIVSDSSLECSLSIEENTTQPLFTCLTKPFSIDLDVRSNRSSIVSQDETDETLHQ, from the exons ATGGCGTCAGGAATACCGAGCGTACATCAGAGGAAGCTTGGACCAGCGCCGATAGCATCCTTCGAAGACCTGTCCGACGAGGTGGAAAAC GGGGAACCGGCTGCGCGAATGCCAGGCATCGTCGAGGTCACCACGCCGGCAACGCCTGGTAGTTCGCTTAAGACACCCAGCACGCCGAGAATTGACATCAGCAGGGCGAGCAGTTCCTCCCACCATGAGGACAGTAACTCCAGGGACTCTACGCCCGAGAGAGAACTCCTCGCAG GCGGAGAACCTCCACCTGGGTGCAAGCTGACTCTAGGCTACAAAGAGGACGCTCAGGATCTGAGATCGTCGACGGAGGAGCTCGACTTGCAAGATCCCATTCACGAGCAAGATCTGAAAAGAGAATCGAAGAAACTGGCAAAGAGGCGAAAGGAGGATGGCTCCATGTCCGATTATAGCGGCAAACAATTAGACAGAGAAAGGAAGGACAGCAATTGCTCGGAAATCGTCCTGTTGAACATTAGTGGAAGAACGTCTAGACTCTCCTCCGTGGGTAGCCAAGGTTCAGGAGCCTCTGGCAAACTTTCCGTTGTCTCTGCCACGTCGTCCAG gTCGCCGAGTCCACACAAATGTTTACTGGAAACGTCGTTCTGCGGAAGCAAACCTACACTGGCAGACAACTTGATAGAACCGTCGAAACCAGAGACCGACGACCTGGAGAAGATCCTGCTGAAACGTGAAGCAGACACGACGAAAGCACTGATTCCAGACAGCATAAAAGTATCGATGGTAGATGGAAACTTGAAACCAGATCCTCTGGATAAACCTAGGAGACGAGGGcgagaagagaggaaggagATCTTCAAGAGAGAAGTGGAGATCACGAAAAGATTCTTGGAGAAGGTTAATATACAG GTACCAGTGGTGAAGAAGTCAGATGAATCGCCAAGTACAACGACGTCGCAGCAGCAGTCGACGAGAAGTCAACCGCAAGAGGTACAAAAGCCAGCGACCTTGGACTTCAACGACAAGAGGAAAAAAGCACAGAACTTCAAAGAAATCGTACAGACCACTCCAACAACGAGCAGCGTGTCCGGTAGTCCGAAGCTACCAAGGCATCAGAAAGTTCGCGATCTGGAAGGTTCGCGTACACCCAGTCCCTCTTCCGTTTCCAGGAAGAGCAGTTTCGCCTCTTTGTTCAAG GCCCGTACAGACAGCAGTGTGTTGAGTCCAGAATCGCCATCTCCGAGCACAAAACCACGTCGTAGCCTCACCTCGAAGATCAAGGACACCACGGAGAGTCTGCGTAGCAGATCGAAATCGCGCGAGCGAGTGACCTTGGACAAAGGGTCTGGCAGTTTGAAAAAGGACTCGAAGAACAAAGGTGTGTTCTCCTCGACGTTGAGTCTGTTCAAGAAACGTGAGAGAAAGAAGAGTTATGACGAGGCGATAGCGGCATCCTGTGGCACGGAGTTGGATAGTTCCGGAGGACACCCGTCCTTAGAAAGCATAGGCCACGTGGAGTTTCGTTTTAATGCTGAAAAGGAGAATCGCAAGGACGACTCGATCTTCATAAGCCTGCACGCGGATGACAGGAACTACGAGGAGGCTCTGCCTTCGGAGAGCGTGTCGATACCGCTGGAAACGCCTACCAAGCTGCTGGACGAGTACGAATCGGAGCCTCGAACCGGAAGCATCGTAACGGAAGTGTCGATAGAGCATTATCCACCCACGACGAGGATAAAGACCGAAGCTTTGATCGAAACTACGTCGAGGCCGTACTCGCGGGACAGCCAGACCAGCCAGATCATACCGCAGAGCAGTTCGAAAGATTCTGAGATCTCGAGGAGCTCCTCGAAGGACTCGAAGCTCAGTAGCCACGGGAAAACCAGCGAAACCGCTGTGAGATCGTCGTCGTCCATCGATAGCAAACCTCCTGCGGACCATCGAATATCCAGCAGCTCGTCGAAGGACTCGATAGGAAAGAAGGAAGCTACTAAGCCGAAAAGGAAAAGCAAAGAGCTGCAACAACCTGTCGAACCAGCCGAGATAGTCGAGGAAGATGTTTCAAGGCAGAAACAGAAACAAGTTGAAACGAGGGAACACGCGCCGGTTAAAACGGTGGAAAAGAGGCCAGACTTGTTGGATGACGGAACGAAGACTGCGGATGGACTGGTGAAGACACCAAGCGTGATCTCTGATCTGGATCATAATAGTTCGGAGTCGGAGAGAGACTCGGAGATCGAGTTTGTTAGGAACAAGGTGGAGAAACTTGCCGAGGAATTGCCTGACGAGAGGAAGGGACTGTTCTACGAGGAGAGCTTCGAAGAGGATCTTCCTTATGTACCCACCACCCTCCCCCTGGAGAAAAGCGTGGCTGTGCCGATCCTGCCTGTGAAACAACGACTTCAGGAAGTAAG AACGATACCAATCGAGAGGCCGCGTTCAACAACGCCGATAAACCCGACGCTGCTCGACGAGTTTGTGATGCAGACGTCCCTCGACGAGCGTCGTGTTGAGAAGATGAAGATATCATTGCCGCGAGAAGATAgctttaaattgaaaagtcCGCGGAAGCACGCGGCCAACACGTTTATGGAATTCGCAGGCAAAGTGCCTGACGGAGGACGGAAAAGCGCAGGTAAATCGCCGAGTCCTCCTCCACTGCCACCGAGGGCCACTGCTAGGCCGAGCAACTGGATCAACTTCGAGGAGATACCCGAGAAGAGGAAAGCGCCGAAAAGGATCCAGACGATCCCTCGACCTGAGGACGAGGTGAAATCGGGTGGATATAGCTACGTTCAACCGGAGGAATGCAG GTGCGAGTGCCATGAAGAATCTCGAAGGGCGTCGATGAAGGAAGCGTCCGCGACAAGGACTTCTTCCTCTTGCAGCAGCAACGGAGAACGTCCTTGTAACGGTGACAACTGTACGGTGCCTACGTCGACGTCCATGGACCGTGCCAGTATCGTCAG TGACAGCTCGCTGGAGTGTAGCCTGAGCATCGAGGAGAACACGACGCAACCGTTGTTCACGTGCTTGACGAAGCCGTTCAGCATTGATCTGGACGTTAGGTCGAATCGGTCCAGTATCGTATCCCAGGACGAGACTGACGAGACCCTGCACCAATAA